The Dama dama isolate Ldn47 chromosome 23, ASM3311817v1, whole genome shotgun sequence genome contains a region encoding:
- the LOC133044328 gene encoding keratin-associated protein 4-4-like: MYPKCGCVPECACIPSVRVSRVCMCSRVCVYPECACVPECTCIPSVCVSRVCVYPECACVPKCVCIPSVNVFPSVHVSRVCMYPECACVPKCACPRVCVCPRVCVYPKCGCVPECACIPSVCVSQVCVYPECACVPECVCIPSVRVFPSVRVSRVYVCPECVCIPSVHVFRSVHVSRVCMCSRVYMYPECACIPGVHVSPSVRVPECSCVPGCACVPECACP; encoded by the coding sequence ATGTATCCCAAGTGTGGGTGTGTTCCTGAGTGTGCGTGTATCCCGAGTGTGCGTGTATCCCGAGTGTGCATGTGTTCCCGAGTGTGTGTGTATCCCGAGTGTGCGTGTGTTCCCGAGTGTACGTGTATCCCGAGTGTATGTGTATCCCGAGTGTGTGTGTATCCCGAGTGTGCATGTGTTCCGAAGTGTGTGTGTATCCCGAGTGTGAATGTGTTCCCGAGTGTACATGTATCCCGAGTGTGCATGTATCCCGAGTGTGCATGTGTCCCCAAGTGTGCATGTCCCCGAGTGTGCGTGTGTCCCCGGGTGTGCGTGTATCCCAAGTGTGGGTGTGTTCCTGAGTGTGCGTGTATCCCGAGTGTGTGTGTTTCCCAAGTGTGCGTGTATCCCGAGTGTGCATGTgttcctgagtgtgtgtgtatcccgAGTGTGCGTGTGTTCCCGAGTGTACGTGTATCCCGAGTGTATGTGTGTCCCGAGTGTGTGTGTATCCCGAGTGTGCATGTGTTCCGAAGTGTGCATGTATCCCGAGTGTGCATGTGTTCCCGAGTGTACATGTATCCCGAGTGTGCATGTATCCCGGGTGTGCATGTGTCCCCAAGTGTGCGTGTCCCCGAGTGTTCGTGTGTCCCTGGGTGTGCGTGTGTCCCAGAGTGTGCATGTCCCTGA